A genomic stretch from Aquila chrysaetos chrysaetos chromosome 1, bAquChr1.4, whole genome shotgun sequence includes:
- the NKX6-1 gene encoding homeobox protein Nkx-6.1 isoform X2, with amino-acid sequence MLALGQMDGAPRQGAFLLGSPPLAALHSMAEMKAPLYPAYPLPAGPASSSSASASPASASPSPPLGSPGLKAPAVSATAAGGLSALGSAPPQLSAATPHGINDILSRPSMPLPGAALASASPSASSAAPAGLLAGLPRFGSLSPPPPPPPALYFSPGAAAAAAAVAAGRYPKPLAELPGRTPIFWPGVMQSPPWRDARLACAPHFRSGKDFRADEIPGGPGASPAGLFSGDDGEPSQGLVPEPADQVAEEARGRDGDGEEEAGLGDGAAEGRLRERGGGRRLQQAPGPQLGRREDHAATEETQAGGRRAAAAPRRGGGLRLARSARRRFRRCTDLFF; translated from the exons atGCTGGCGCTGGGGCAGATGGACGGCGCGCCCCGGCAGGGCGCCTTCCTGCTGGGCAGCCCGCCGCTGGCCGCCCTGCACAGCATGGCCGAGATGAAGGCGCCGCTGTACCCCGCGTACCCCCTGCCCGCCGGgcccgcctcctcctcctccgcctccgcCTCGCCCGCCTCCGCCTCGCCCTCGCCGCCGCTCGGCTCCCCCGGCCTCAAGGCGCCCGCCGTCTCCGCCACCGCCGCGGGCGGGCTCTCGGCGCTGGGCTCGGCCCCGCCGCAGCTCTCGGCCGCCACCCCGCACGGCATCAACGACATCCTCAGCCGGCCCTCCATGCCCCTGCCGGGCGCCGCGCTCGCCTCCGCCTCGCCCTCCGCCTCCTCGGCGGCGCCCGCCGGGCTGCTGGCCGGACTGCCCCGCTTCGGCAGCCtcagccccccgccgccgccgccgcccgccctctACTTCAGccccggtgccgccgccgccgccgccgccgtggcCGCCGGGCGATACCCCAAGCCGCTGGCCGAGCTGCCCGGCCGGACGCCCATCTTCTGGCCGGGGGTGATGCAGAGCCCGCCCTGGAGGGACGCCCGCCTCGCCTGCGCCCCCC ATTTTCGCTCTGGAAAAGACTTTCGAGCAGACGAAATACCTGGCGGGCCCGGAGCGAGCCCGGCTGGCCTATTCTCTGGGGATGACGGAGAGCCAAGTCAAG GTCTGGTTCCAGAACCGGCGGACCAAGTGGCGGAAGAAGCACGCGGCCGAGATGGCGACGGCGAAGAAGAAGCAGGACTCGGAGACGGAGCGGCTGAAGGGCGCCTCAGAGAACGAGGAGGAGGACGACGACTACAACAAGCCCCTGGACCCCAACTCGGACGACGAGAAGATCACGCAGCTACTGAAGAAACACAagccggggggcggcgggctgctgctgcaccccGCCGAGGGGGAGGCCTCCGCCTAGCgcgctccgcccgccgccgcttTCGGAGATGTACAGATCTATTTTTCTAG
- the NKX6-1 gene encoding homeobox protein Nkx-6.1 isoform X1, which translates to MLALGQMDGAPRQGAFLLGSPPLAALHSMAEMKAPLYPAYPLPAGPASSSSASASPASASPSPPLGSPGLKAPAVSATAAGGLSALGSAPPQLSAATPHGINDILSRPSMPLPGAALASASPSASSAAPAGLLAGLPRFGSLSPPPPPPPALYFSPGAAAAAAAVAAGRYPKPLAELPGRTPIFWPGVMQSPPWRDARLACAPHQGSILLDKDGKRKHTRPTFSGQQIFALEKTFEQTKYLAGPERARLAYSLGMTESQVKVWFQNRRTKWRKKHAAEMATAKKKQDSETERLKGASENEEEDDDYNKPLDPNSDDEKITQLLKKHKPGGGGLLLHPAEGEASA; encoded by the exons atGCTGGCGCTGGGGCAGATGGACGGCGCGCCCCGGCAGGGCGCCTTCCTGCTGGGCAGCCCGCCGCTGGCCGCCCTGCACAGCATGGCCGAGATGAAGGCGCCGCTGTACCCCGCGTACCCCCTGCCCGCCGGgcccgcctcctcctcctccgcctccgcCTCGCCCGCCTCCGCCTCGCCCTCGCCGCCGCTCGGCTCCCCCGGCCTCAAGGCGCCCGCCGTCTCCGCCACCGCCGCGGGCGGGCTCTCGGCGCTGGGCTCGGCCCCGCCGCAGCTCTCGGCCGCCACCCCGCACGGCATCAACGACATCCTCAGCCGGCCCTCCATGCCCCTGCCGGGCGCCGCGCTCGCCTCCGCCTCGCCCTCCGCCTCCTCGGCGGCGCCCGCCGGGCTGCTGGCCGGACTGCCCCGCTTCGGCAGCCtcagccccccgccgccgccgccgcccgccctctACTTCAGccccggtgccgccgccgccgccgccgccgtggcCGCCGGGCGATACCCCAAGCCGCTGGCCGAGCTGCCCGGCCGGACGCCCATCTTCTGGCCGGGGGTGATGCAGAGCCCGCCCTGGAGGGACGCCCGCCTCGCCTGCGCCCCCC ATCAAGGCTCAATTTTGCTGGATAAGGACggaaagagaaaacataccAGACCCACTTTTTCTGGCCAGCAGATTTTCGCTCTGGAAAAGACTTTCGAGCAGACGAAATACCTGGCGGGCCCGGAGCGAGCCCGGCTGGCCTATTCTCTGGGGATGACGGAGAGCCAAGTCAAG GTCTGGTTCCAGAACCGGCGGACCAAGTGGCGGAAGAAGCACGCGGCCGAGATGGCGACGGCGAAGAAGAAGCAGGACTCGGAGACGGAGCGGCTGAAGGGCGCCTCAGAGAACGAGGAGGAGGACGACGACTACAACAAGCCCCTGGACCCCAACTCGGACGACGAGAAGATCACGCAGCTACTGAAGAAACACAagccggggggcggcgggctgctgctgcaccccGCCGAGGGGGAGGCCTCCGCCTAG